From the Clostridiales bacterium genome, the window AAATAACAGGCGGGTTTTTTGGTTTAATGACTAGATAATAAAAATTTGGTATAATTGCTGGTATAATCAATTAAAAAAAAGGAAAAAGCGTTTGAAAGACCTAAAAGAGCAGCTAAAAAACAAACAAGAATATAACTTTGACGACCTGATTGAAATAATGAAAATATTGTTAAGCCCGCAAGGCTGTCCTTGGGACAGGGCGCAGACGCACCAAAGCATCCGCATCAACGCCATAGAAGAGGCGTATGAGGTCGCGGACGCCATTGACCAGAACGACAAGCAAAAGCTGATAGAAGAGCTGGGCGATTTGATGCTTCAATCCATTTTCCATTGTATGATTGCCGAGCGCGACAACGAGTTCCGGCTTAAGGACGTGATTGACGCTTTGTGCAAGAAGCTAATATCCAGGCACGCGCATGTCTTTGGCGATACCAAGGCGCAAGACGCTATAGAGGCGTTAACCGCATGGAACAGCGCCAAAGCCCAAGAAAAAGAATTAAAAACTATCACCCAAGATATGAAACAATTGCCCAAGCATTTTCCCGAGCTTTTGCGCGCCCAAAAAGTCCAAAAAAAAGCGGCGGCTGTCGGTTTTGACTTTGAAACCGTAGAGCAATCTTTGCAAAAAACGGACGAAGAGATAGCCGAGCTAAAAGCCGAGATAAAAAACGGCAATTTAGAAAAAGCCCAAAAAGAATTGGGCGATTGTTTGTTTTCTTTGGTCAATACGGCAAGGATGCTAAAAGCCGACGCCGAGCTTTGCCTAAAGCGCGCGACGGACAAGTTTATAAATAGATTTGAGCAAGTAGAAAAGGCAGTTATTGGCAGCGGCAAAGACTTTGGGGAATACACTTTGAGGCAGCTTGACCAAATTTACAACAAGGCAAAAGAACAAGAATGAAAATAGGCGATATTGACTTGGGCGAGGGCGCGATTTTGGCGCCGATGGCGGGCTTTACCGAGCCGGGCTTTAGGGCCGTATGCGCCCGTTTTGGAGCGAGCATGACGGTTACCGAAATGGTAAGCGCCAAAGGGCTGATGCACAACGGCGAAAAGACGCTGGAGTTGTTGCACACTTCAGAATATGAAAAAATTTGCGCCGTTCAGATATTCGGTTCAGACCCCGAAATTATGGCGCAAGCCGTCCAAAGCCCTTATCTAGAAAAATTTGACATTATAGATATCAATATGGGCTGTCCCGTCAACAAGGTGGTCAAAAACGGCGAGGGCTGCGCGCTGATGAATAACTTGCCGCTTGCGTCCAAAATAATCTCGGCTGTAAAAGCCGCCGCCAAAACTAGACCCGTAACCGTCAAGTTCAGGCTGGGCTGGGACAGCGATAACAAAAACTATATTGAGTTTGGCAAGATGTGCCAAGAAAGCGGCGCGGACGCCCTGACCTTGCACGCCCGCGCCAGAGCGGGTTTTTATAGCGGGCGGGCGGAAATTGAGGCTTGGCAGAAGCTAAAAAACGCCGTTTCAGTGCCCGTAATCGCCAACGGCGATATAATAGACAAACGCTCTTACCTTCAGGCGCTAAATTGGGCGGACGGCGCTATGATAGGGCGCGGTGCTTTGGGGAACCCTTGGATTTTTGCCGATATCTTGGATAGACCCGTTGATTTAGCCCCTTTTGAAGTTGTTTTGTCGCATATTAGCGAGCTTTTGAAATACTTTGAGCCCAAAAGGGCGGCGGTTAATTTCAGAAAACACGCCCACCACTACCTAAAAGGTATCCCCAATTCCCGCGAGATAAAAAACAAAATCAACCAAACGGACGACATCGGCCAAGTAATAGAATTATTAAAAAGCGCTTTATAATTTTTTTGATATATTTTTTCTGGCATCGCCTTTATTTTTGGCGCTTTTTTTCATTCTTCACAACCGTTATATCGGCGGTAATATAATATATAGACATGAATATCGCGATAATCAATTCAACGACCGTGAAGGACTTCGCCCTGTCGCAGTTGCAGCAGGTAAGCGAAGTTGACATAATAATTTTCGCCTTTGGCGTTACGGGCGACGTGGACTTGGCGCGGGAACTAAACGGCGAGTCCAAAACATACGCGGAATTGGTTTTGCTTTCCTTAACCAAAAACTGTATCGTAATCGCCGGGATGGATACTAATTTTTTTGGGATTAAGCACAAATCAACCGTTGTCATTCAAAACGGTCATATTTTGGACATTAACGACATGGTGCACTGCTTTGACCAAGTTTACGAAAAAGGCAAAGGGTTTAAGGTATACGATACCGACAAGGGCAAGCTGGGAATAATAATCCATAACGATATTTTATATCCCGAAACTTCGCGGCTTTTGGCTGTGTGCGACTGCGATTTGTTGATAACGCTTATAGATCAAGGCTTGCCCAGAGATTGTATGGTAATGGCGCGTTCGGCGTCTTTGAGCAACGGCGTTTGCAATGTTTGTTCGGAGCCTCATAGCAGTTATCTCTGCGACCAAAACGGAGCGGTCCAATATTATTCAAAAAAAAGTTTTATGCAAATAGATTTTGAGCGCCAAAAAGACAATACGATGCTAAAGTCCCGTCAAAAAGACAAATACAAAGAGATATTTTCCAATTTTTTATAAAATAAGTATTTAACATTTTGGATTTATGGTTATATTAAGTATTTAACATTTTGGATTTATGGTTATATAATGTTTTTAATAAAAACAGGACACAAAGACAATGTTTAATATAGTGCTGGTTGAGCCCGAAATTCCTCAAAACACAGGTAATATCGCGCGCACTTGCGTGGCGACCCATACAAAACTTCATTTGGTAAGGCCGCTGGGCTTTGAGGTGTCGGACAAGCACTTAAAAAGAGCGGGCCTTGATTATTGGCGTTTTGCCGATATAAGTTACTATGATTCTTTCAAGCAGCTGCAAGAGGCGCGCCCCCAAGCTAAATTTTGGTATCTTACCACCAAGGCCAAAAAGCGATATACCGATGTCAAGTTTGAGAGGGGGTGTTTTTTGGTCTTTGGCAAAGAAACTAAAGGGTTGCCCGAGGAGTTGCTGCATAGCAATTATGACCGCTGCATAAGAATACCTATGTATAAGGATTTGCGTTCGCTTAACCTTAGCAACGCCGTGGCTATCGTGTTGTATGAGGCGCTGAGGCAATATAGCTTTGAGGGGCTTAATTGACTGTAATATTATCTAAAAACCGCATATTTATTACACAAAAACGCAAACAATATTGATATATCTTAATAACAGCTTATTATTGGGCGTTTGGGCGGCTTATTGTTTGACAAAATTATTATTGGGCGGTTAAAATATTATTAAAGTAAAAATATAATACGGAGCTTATATTATTAGATGGATAAATTTTTGGAGATACTTAACGCTTGTTTTCAGCTGTTGGCTGGAACGGGCGTTTTTTTATTTGGCATGCACACCATGTCCAAAGGCTTGCAAAAGTCCGCGGGCAGAAGCATACGCAAAATGTTTAATAAGATAAGCAACAACAGGTTTGTCGGCGTCGGCATAGGCACGGTCGCCACCGGCATTATCCAAAGCTCGTCCGCAGTAAGCGTTATGGTCTTGGGCTTTGTAAACGCGGGCGTTATGACGCTGTTTCAGGCGACGACCATAATTATGGGCGCCAATATCGGCACGACTTTGACCGCATTTTTATACGCGTTGCGAGGCCTTGACATATCGCTGTATTTTATGCTTTTGGCTTTGATCGGCGTTTTGATGATAATGTTGGACAAAAAAGGCAATATGAGCCGAATAGGAGAAGCCTTGGTGGGCGTCGGGCTTATCTTTATAGGGCTTGAGTTTATGGGCGACAGCTTTCAAGGCAATAAAGTCGTAGAAGACGCGGTTACTAACTTGTTTGTTATTATTAATAACCCGTTTTTGCTGGTGCTTGTAGGAACGGTAGTTACCGCCATTTTGCAAAGCAGTTCTTTGGTCACCGCGATAATTATTTTGCTGGTTTCAGCAAACACATTGCCTATTATATCGGCTTTTTATTTGGTGCTGGGCAGCAATATAGGCACTTGCTTTACGGCAATCATAGCCGCGATGGGCGCAAACACCAATACTAAGCGCACGGCGTTTATACATATCTTTTACAATATATTAGGCGCTATAATCTTTATGATAATAATGTTGCCTTTAGAGCGGCCTTT encodes:
- a CDS encoding carbon-nitrogen hydrolase family protein, with the translated sequence MNIAIINSTTVKDFALSQLQQVSEVDIIIFAFGVTGDVDLARELNGESKTYAELVLLSLTKNCIVIAGMDTNFFGIKHKSTVVIQNGHILDINDMVHCFDQVYEKGKGFKVYDTDKGKLGIIIHNDILYPETSRLLAVCDCDLLITLIDQGLPRDCMVMARSASLSNGVCNVCSEPHSSYLCDQNGAVQYYSKKSFMQIDFERQKDNTMLKSRQKDKYKEIFSNFL
- the dusB gene encoding tRNA dihydrouridine synthase DusB, with product MKIGDIDLGEGAILAPMAGFTEPGFRAVCARFGASMTVTEMVSAKGLMHNGEKTLELLHTSEYEKICAVQIFGSDPEIMAQAVQSPYLEKFDIIDINMGCPVNKVVKNGEGCALMNNLPLASKIISAVKAAAKTRPVTVKFRLGWDSDNKNYIEFGKMCQESGADALTLHARARAGFYSGRAEIEAWQKLKNAVSVPVIANGDIIDKRSYLQALNWADGAMIGRGALGNPWIFADILDRPVDLAPFEVVLSHISELLKYFEPKRAAVNFRKHAHHYLKGIPNSREIKNKINQTDDIGQVIELLKSAL
- the mazG gene encoding nucleoside triphosphate pyrophosphohydrolase produces the protein MKDLKEQLKNKQEYNFDDLIEIMKILLSPQGCPWDRAQTHQSIRINAIEEAYEVADAIDQNDKQKLIEELGDLMLQSIFHCMIAERDNEFRLKDVIDALCKKLISRHAHVFGDTKAQDAIEALTAWNSAKAQEKELKTITQDMKQLPKHFPELLRAQKVQKKAAAVGFDFETVEQSLQKTDEEIAELKAEIKNGNLEKAQKELGDCLFSLVNTARMLKADAELCLKRATDKFINRFEQVEKAVIGSGKDFGEYTLRQLDQIYNKAKEQE
- the trmL gene encoding tRNA (uridine(34)/cytosine(34)/5-carboxymethylaminomethyluridine(34)-2'-O)-methyltransferase TrmL; its protein translation is MFNIVLVEPEIPQNTGNIARTCVATHTKLHLVRPLGFEVSDKHLKRAGLDYWRFADISYYDSFKQLQEARPQAKFWYLTTKAKKRYTDVKFERGCFLVFGKETKGLPEELLHSNYDRCIRIPMYKDLRSLNLSNAVAIVLYEALRQYSFEGLN